The genomic window GACATAAAACGTAATGAAAAAGGCGATCCAGGTCAGGTGCAGTGCGCGTATCTCGGGCGAGCGCACCTGGAATAATTTAGCGACTTTCATGGGATGTGTTCCTTTTTACCAAGGCAACAGGGTGCCAACAGGGCTTAGCTGGACAGGGCTTAGGACAGGGCTTAGCTGGACATTATCAGCAGCGGGCATTCAGCGCGCCGGGTGAGAAAGGAGCTGACGCTGCCGAAGGTCATGTAATCCAGTTCATCAACGAAGTAGCTCAGCGACTGGGCAATCAGCCCGCCGTCCGGCGCGTGGCTGTGGCGAGCGATGACCAGCATGTCAGGAGAGATGCGCTTGCTGGCATCCAGCAGCATCTTGCGCGCATCGCCTTCAGCGATAACCCGCTCAACCTCCAGGCCTTCCTTCTGAGCCACTTCCACCCCTTCCTGCAGGCTGGCTTTCAGAGTGGCGTATTCCTCGTTGAACAGTTCTTCATTGGCATCGGTCGAATCACGCGGATTCTCGACCACGCCCACCAGTACCAGGGTGGGTGACATTGACTGAAACATGGTGATGACCTTGGCCAGTGTCAGCTTGGCGTTGCGAGAGCCATCGTAGGCAAGCATGATTTTCATGGTGAATCTCCACAGATCAGGGGCCGCCCTGAGGTGTCAGGGCGGCGGCGCATCAAGGGTTCTTGACGTAGGCGTTTTTGCGCAGGTAGAACCACCAGTTGACGATCAGGCAGAGGGCATAGAAGACCGCAAAGCCATACATGGCCATCTCTGGAGTGCCCGCCTTGATCTGCTCACCCATCACCCGGGGCGCGATAAAGGCACCGTAAGCGGCGACGGCCGATGTCCAGCCAAGCACAGGGCCTTTCTGCTGGAGGTCAAAAATGAAACCAATGCTGCGGAAGGTGGAACCGTTACCGATACCGCTGGCGGCGAACAGGACGATGAACAGCAACAGGAACATCCAGAAATACTGGTTCGGGTCGGTGGCGTTGTAGGCCAGCATCATCACATAGCCCACGGCGGCGGAGGCCACGACCATGACCACTGAAATTGCCTGTGTCACGATGGCACCGCCCAATTTGTCGGAGATCCAGCCGCCCAGCGGGCGAATAAGGGCACCGACAAATGGCCCCATCCAGGCCCAGGTCAGGGCGCTGGGCGCGTTCGGGTTGGCCACACGGGTGATGGTGCCGTCGGCGGCAACCTCCATCATGTTGCCGAAAATCACGCTGATGGAGAGCGGCAGGGCCGCTGAGAAACCGATAAAGGAGCCAAAGGTGGCGATGTAGAGCACTGTCATCGCCCAGGTGTGCTTGTTGGAGAAGATGGCGAACTGCTTCTGGATGTTGGGCTTGATATCACCGGGAATCATGCGCAACATCAGCAGTGTCAGGAGGATGGTCATCGGCAGGGCGACCCACATATTAAGCCAGCCAAGGGCAACGACACCGATAATGGCAGCCAGAAAGCCGACAGCATAAAGCCCGAGGATCTTGCCAAACGCCTGCAGAGGAGACCCTGGGTTGGGCGTGATGGCACGAATATTGTTCATTCCAAACCAGCCAGCAAAGGCCAGCGGAATCAGAAAGACCAGCCAGATAAAGCCTGCGTTCTGAATCCAGGTATCGGTGCCTGCTTCAATCCGGCCAATCAGGGTGCCGCTGGCTTTTTGCAGTTCCATGGGGTCGCCGCCGAGGGCACCAAAGATGCCCACCGTCATCACCAGCGGAATCAGGATCTGCATGGTGGTGACGCCGAAGTTGCCAAGCCCGGCGTTCATGCCCAGCGCATAGCCCTGCTGCTTCTTGGGGAAAAAGCTGGAGATATTGCTCATTGAATTGGCGAAGTTGCCGCCACCAATGCCGGAAAGCAGCGCCAGCGCCTGGAACATCCAGAAGGGCGTAGACGGGTTCATCAATGCAATACCGGTGCCCAGAGCCGGAACCATCAGCAGTGCCGTGGTCAGAAAAATGGTGTTGCGCCCGCCCGCGATCCGAATCATGAAAGAGGCAGGAATCCGCAGGGTTGCCCCGGAAAGGCCGGCAATGGCTGTAAGGGTAAACAGCTGATCAACGCTGAACGGAAAGCCGAGATTCTGCATCTGGGTGGTGATCATCCCCCACATCAACCAGACGGCGAACCCCATCAATAGGCTGGGAATGGAAATCCACAGATTGCGATTGGCAATGCGTTTGCCTTCCTGTTCCCAAAACGTGGGGTCTTCAATTTCCCAACGTTCTATATCGGCATTTTTTTTACTCATGGTGTACCTCCCCCTTGGACCAAAACACAGCGTCGTGCTGGAATATCAAGAAAGATACGCCTTGGTTAATGTTGGCGAAATGGGGGCGAAAAGGTACCGGAAAGCCTCATCTACCACTTGAGGGGTATAGGGGGTTTTTGATTAGGTGTATGATTTTATTGGTTTTTATATATTGTTGGCGGGTGTTATTGCAAGCAATTAAAGACCCCCAAGTCTTTGGGGGTATCTACACAGAATCGGGGAATAACTCAGTTAAAACCTTCCTGGACAGCCCAGACGGCGGCTTCTACCCGGGAGCGCAAGTGCAACTTCTTGAGCAGATGTTTGACGTGAACCTTGACGGTTCCTTCGGTGATATCCAGTTTACGGGCAATCAGCTTGTTGGACATGCCCGCGGCAAGCTCGCGCAGGATTTCCTTTTCCCGCTGGGTGAGTACATCCGCAGACGGGGTTGCGGGGGCCGCGCGGTGGTTGCGTAAGGCTTCAGCCAGCAGGGCGGTGAGGTTTTCACTGATGGCCATGCGCCCTTTGGCGGCCTGGCGCAGCTGATGCACCATGTCCTCGGGCTCCATATCCTTGAGCAGGTAGCCGTCGGCGCCACCGCGTAGCGCATCCACCACGTCATTTTCCTGATCGGACACCGTATACATGATAATTCGTCCGGTGTAACCGGCATCACGCAGGTTTTTCAGGGTGGTCAGTCCATCCATTTCCGGCATGTTGAGATCCAGCAGCAACATGTCAGGCTCAAGGGCGGTGGCCTGTTCGATGCCTTCTGCGGGGGAACCGGTATCAAACACCAGATCAAGGTCGTCCTCTATTTCCAGCAGCTGGCGAACGCCCCGGCGCAGTAACGGATGATCATCAATTACCATGATGGTCGCGGGTCGATCATCGTGGGTCGCAGTGGCCATACTTATGAGCTCCCTTCGTGAATCAGTCGGTCAGTTTGTGGGGTAAAGGTCAGGTGTACCCCGGTACCGCCTTCAGGACGGTTTTTGAATGTCAGGTCTGCATTAATGTTGCGGGCCCGGTCACGCATGATCACCAGGCCGTAGTGCATGGGCGGCGAGCGGTCATCGGCAAGGCCGATACCATCATCCTCAATGTCCAGATGCAGGGTGGCCTGCCGAAATGTCAGACTGACCCTGGCCCAACGGGCGTTGGCGTGCTTGAGAACGTTGGCCAGAGATTCGCGGGCAATCTGCAGCAGGTGTACTTCTTCATTGGCGCTCAATAGATGCGGCGGTACTTGATAGGTCAGCTCGACAGGAAAAGCCAGCCGTGCGCTGAACTCGTCAACCGTTTGCTGCAGAGCGGGCTGAAGCCCTGGCTTGTCGAGGGACAGTCGGAAGGTGCTGAGCAGCTCACGTAGCTGGCGGTAGGCGCTGTTCAAGCCTTCACGCAGATCCTTCATGACCCCGTTTTGCTGTTCAGCAGGCATACCTTTGGCCTGCATTCTTTCCAGCCTGGCGACCTGCATTTTCAGATAAGACAGCGATTGCGCCAGGGAATCATGCAGCTCCCGGGCAATAATGGTGCGTTCCTTGATCAGCGAAAGTTGCTGTTGTTCTTCGATACGCTGTTGCAGATAAATCGCGGTTGCCAGGTGGTCGGCCAGGGTGTTGAGCAACTGCCGGGTAGAGGCATCAGGAGGCGAGACATAGTTAACGGTCAGATAGCCCAGAATCCCGTGGCCCACGTTGAGCGGCAGCACCAGACGGTTGGGGCCATCCTGCACAGTGCTGTCAGTGGCCAGGCAGTTAGTCACTTCATGGTTATCGGCATGTGGCTCGTGAGCATTTTCCAGGCAGGCAAAGCATTCAAGGTTACGGCAGTAGCGCGGCCTGTGAAGTGAGTGAGTGGACAGGATTTCCATATCACTGGCATCGTGTTCGTTATGCAGCGAAAGCCTGACAGGGCCGATATCCAGTACCTTTTCAAGTTCTCGCAGCATGGGCGTAGCGCTGGAGCAAAGGTCATTTCCTCCCCCGTAAAGCATGCGGCTGCCATCATGAATGACCTGGAGGGCACGGTTCTGGCGCTCAAGTTCGGCCTTCTTGTGAGATACCCGTGCCTCAAGGGCCTGGTAGCTCTCGTTTAATTCCGATGCCATCTGGTCAAAGGTGCGCCCGAGTTGGCCGAGTTCATCGTGGCTGCGAAAGTGAGTGCGATAGTGGAAGTTGCGCCGCCCGGCTTCACGGCTGAGTACCATCAGCTGGCGCAAAGGCGTGATCAGGTTGTGGCGAATATCATAAAAGGCAATCAGCAGCAGCAGGCCAATCAGGGTCAGAAACAGTACCTGCATGGTGCTAATAAGACGCAGCTTGGCTTCGGTGCTGGCTTCAAGCAGCGATACAAAGTGGTCAATATCGGCGATAAAGCCATCCAGCTGGCGGTTTATAGCATCCATTGCTGAAATATCACTTGCGAGAGTGTTTTGCAAAGCGGGGCGGTGCTGTTCATGCCAGTCATTGTTGAGTTGGTTTAGCTCATTTATGACCTTATCGTTGTGGGTATAACCTTCTTTATGCGAGTCGTTAAGGCTTTCCAGTCGAGTTGAAAGTAACTCACTCAGAGCCTCTACCTTTTGTTCAAGTAGCTGAGAAGGCGTCTCGCTAGGGTTGCTTAAGGCCTCCTTGATCTGTGAGGCGTTCCAGCGTAGGGAGCCTGCAAGGTTGATGGCGGTGGCATCCCCCTGGCTACTTTGGGCAATCAGCATGGTTAAACCGATGCTGGCCATCGAAATGCCACTGATAACCAACAGAAAGGCCACAATGCGGGCAACCAGTGAATGTCTCAGGACTTTCATACCGCTCCTAAAAAATAGCTCTGTTGACGTATATGGCAGCCGCTACACGTATCAAGAGGCTCTGAATCGCTTAATGATTAATAGTGGTTAAAAAAAGATTCTATCTTAATGTAGTATACTTTGTACTTCTTTGGGGGTAGAAATTTGTGGGTAGTCAATCCCGGTTTACTTACCTCCTTTCCCCTTTTGACCCGCCTCACCAAGCTTCAGACAATAGACAGGGATATTTCAACCCTGTGAGGCCGTCATGTCGGCTGTGTCATTACGTTCGCAATGCTCCGGCGACGAGAAGGGGCGTTATCACCTGCTGGTCAGCCTGGTGCTGGTGCCTCTGGGCTGTGCGGCCGTCGTTGCTGGCTGGGTGCTCTTCGCCATGTTGGCGTTAGGCGCCTCAGGGAGTGCTGCCCCAGCGGGGTTGCCAAGGCTTTATTTCATGTTGCCACTGGTGTTGGGTGGGGTATTGGTGTTGCCCATCTACTGGCTAAGCCTGCGTTTGAATGCCTGCCGCATCATGTTAAGCCTGCTATTGCTTCAAGGGGGGATGTTGGCGTGGTTGGGCATGGCGCAGCAGCGCTGGGAGTTTTGTTTGATAGGCGTGGGGCTAGGGCTGACCGGAGGCATTATCAGTGCGGGTGTTGCCCATATTCGTGCCTGGGCGCCCCAGTGTTGGTCGGGCGTTGTGATGGGTGTTCACGGGGCCGTTCTGGCTGGCGGTGGTCTCTCCTGGTGGCTGGTGCCCACCGTCACCCTTGCCTACAGTTGGCGGATTGCCGCCTGGAGCCTGCTGCTTCCAGTGGCCATTGTGTGGCTGCTGCTCTGGTTATTTGTTGAGCCTGAGGTCGAGCGTTTCTAGAGCGCGGTTGTCGGGATATTCAACAACTGAGCCAACCGAGATGTGCGATTCTCCATCAGATCCGCCAGGGTGTAGTTATCGAGCACTGCCAGAAAGGCATCCAGCGCTTCATGAAGGATAGGTTTCAAACGACAGGCTGGGGTAATCACACAGGCGTTGTCTTTCCGAAAGCATTCGACCAGTGACATTTCCTCCGTATCCCGAACTAGGGCGCCCACCGAGATGGCACTGGGTGGGCTTGCCAGGCTCAACCCCCCGTTTTTACCGCGTGTAGCGGCGATGTAACCTTTCTGATTGAGCGTTTGAACGATTTTCATCACGTGGTTGCGTGAGATGGAAAAGGTTTCTGCCACCTCGCTAATCGTGGCGCGCTCGCCATTTTTCGCGGCGAGAAAAATAAGTACGCGGATGGAATAGTCAGTAAAACGAGTCAGTTGCATGTGGTACCACAAGCTATCAAAGGTTTATTTTACGATACTTTCTTGTCAAGAAGTAAGGAGTGACACCTTCCTCAATACTTTTCATTCACTATCTTCAGTTTTTGCTTCGATATGATGTGTTATTTCCATCATTTTGACGTATGCTGAGTGTGTGAAGCGATACACGTCTCTCACTGCAGCTGCTGCTCTCAGCACGTTATGCAGAATCGAGCAATTAAGGAGGTAGCGATGGAACTCATCGAGCATAACAGCGGTGACACTCTCATGCTGGCTGATCTAGGGCTCCCGCGTGAGGTATATACCGATCAAGTGGCCTTTATCAAAGCCGTCAGGGAGGGCTTGCCCGGCCGCGTGCTGCAAAAGGCGGTGAATGCTCTGCGTAGTGATCGCGATGTTTTTGTAAGGCTGCTGGAAACAGACTCGAGTAACCTGCATCGCTTCTTCAAGCGAAAGTCGTTGGGAAGAGTGCACAGCGAAGAAGTACTCGACACCCTGAAGCTGTACATTGAGGCCGCGACGGTTTTTGAAGACCCGGAGATCGCGCAGGAGTGGTTGCACAGCGAGGTCCGGGCGCTGGGTGGATCCAGGCCTGTCGATCTGTTTGACACCTTTGCGGGCCGCGATATGGTGCGTGACGTGCTCGCGAAAATTGAATTCGGGGAGTTCAGTTAGTGGGCCCTGGGCGTAACCCAATGAAGTTATATCGAATCACCAAGCAGAAATATCTCAATGACTTGTCTGGCCAAGGCGGGAGCTATCGCGAGGGCGGGCGCTGGAATCGGCCGGGAGAGCCCGTTCTGTATTTTGGCCTGTCAGCGTCGATAGTCATGCTTGAAATGGGTAATTACATTGAGAACCCACGGCATGTGCCGAAAAGTATGATGCTGGGGATCTATGAGGTCGAGACCAGCGCTATCAGCAAAGTGACACTTTCAGAGCTGCCCGTTGAGTGGGATCAGTTCCCCTATCCCTCATGCACTCAAAACCTCGGCTCCACCTTTCTGACCCAGAATCGCAGGCTCATTCTCCAGGTACCTAGCTGTGCTACTGGAGGTCTCGACGATATCGCCGTCGTGAATCCTCTGCACCCCGACGCTCAGAACATCCGGCTCGTCGAAACCATTACCCAGATCTATAATCCAAGGCTATTCTGGGGATTGACATCCTCCGACCACAGATAATGGTCAGCCATGGCGTCACCCTGTTTGAAGTTGAAGTCATTACCCCTGCTTGCCATCCGGTCGCGCGGTTAGCAGGGGTAAGCTGTAGTGAATGACAAATACCAGATAGCTGGCGCACCAGAGGATAATTACCAGGCTATACACCCAATGGCTGGTGTGAGGAAACACCATCAGCCAGAGTGAACGCAGCGCCGCCGCCAGCAAAAGCCCTGCCAGAGCCAGCCCAATGCCCGGCAAGGTGCGAATCACCCGCCCGGTATGGCCAAGAGAGACTCGGGCCATCATGGCAAGCATCATGGTGCCCATGCTGCCAATCGCCAGCGCATGCAGGGCCGTTTCCACCCGCTGCCCCGCCACCAACTGCCATGCCCAGAGCACAAGCCCCAGGACGATAAACCCATAGCTGAGATGTAACCCCCATAACAGCGGCTCCCGCCAGCTGTGGATGCCCTGCCAGTGTGCCAGCCGCCAGCCGTTGGCAGCGCCCGCCACCAGCATCAATGCCGCCATTAGGGTGTCGGCACGCCATCCGCTCAAAGTCACAAGCAACTGCAGCGCGACCACCAGGGCCATGCTGATCAGGCTGAGCCTTTCCACAATAGCCGCTTTGGGCGGGGTGGGCAGGCCGAGTTTACGAGCGGTAAAGAAAGGAATCACCCGACCTCCCATGACCACCATCAAAAGCGTCACCAGCAGAATACTCAAGTGGCTGGTATTGCGTATCAGCACACCATCTCCCTGGATGGCCCCCAGATGCATGGCCGCGTTGGCCGCCGTCAGCAGCAGCAAAATAGGCACAAATAAAAGATTGCGCCATAGCCGAGCGGTCATGATCAGGCGGGCCATGACAAGGGCCACCAGGGGCAGAAAGGCCAGGTCAATCAGCGCAATGGCAAGCAAGGGGAGAGGCCCGGGGTAGGCCAGTAAGACTCGTCCACCTAGCCAGACCACCACCAGCCCGAGGAGAGGCCAACCGGACAGGCTCGCTCGCCCCGTCCAGTTCTGCACTGCTGTTAACAGAAAGCCGCCAATGATGGCACTGCCAAAGCCGAATAGCATCTCATGCTGATGCCACCACAGCATGCCGCCGTAGGGGGTAATCCACAGGTTGCCATGCCAGAACGCCAGCCAGGCCAGCATGGCGAGGATGCTGTAAAGGGCACCCAGCAGGAAAAACGGCCGGAAGGCCAGCCGCAGCAGGGGAAGGCGTTCAGCAAGGGAAGAGGCGTTCATGATAATACCTGAGTGTTTTGATCTGATACTGGGGAGTCTAGCGGCCAGTCACAGACCCTACCTGATCTGGATCAAATCAGAAGCCTTTGTCGTGCGTCTATCTCCAGATAGCAAGACCAGCTATCCCCTTAGGGGTAGAGGGGGGTTATATGGAGGTAACCTGGCAGAAATTGCCCGCGTTATCACCCAGAATTGGTCTCCAAGGTACCTGTGTATCAGGTGATTGCTTTCATAAAAAAGCCTGGAGATCGACCATGAGTCATTTCATTGATCGGCTGAATTTTTTCCGCAAATCGCGCGAGCCCTTTGCCAACGACCACGGCGAAGTGCGCCAGGAAGATCGTCAGTGGGAAGACAGTTATCGTCGCCGCTGGCAGCATGACAAGGTGGTGCGTTCGACCCACGGGGTCAACTGCACTGGCTCGTGCAGCTGGAAAATCTACGTCAAGAATGGCCTGGTCACCTGGGAAACCCAGCAGACGGATTACCCACGTACCCGCCCGGATCTGCCTAACCATGAGCCGCGTGGCTGTCCGCGTGGAGCCAGTTACTCCTGGTACCTGTATAGCGCCAACCGTCTCAAACACCCGCTGGTGCGCGCCACCCTGATCAAGCTGTGGCGTGAAGCGCTGGCGCTGAAAAAAGACCCGGTGGACGCTTGGGAATACATTGTTTCCGACCCGGAAAAAACCAAGCAGTACAAGTGCGCTCGCGGTATGGGCGGCTTTGTGCGCGCCGACTGGGATGAGCTCAACGAGCTGATTGCCGCTTCCAACGTTTACACCGCCAAGCAGTTCGGGCCGGACCGTATCATTGGTTTCTCGCCGATCCCCGCCATGTCGATGGTCAGCTATGCCGCTGGTAGCCGCTATCTCTCCTTGATTGGCGGCGTCTGTATGAGTTTCTACGACTGGTACTGCGATCTGCCGCCCGCCAGCCCCCAAACCTGGGGTGAGCAGACCGACGTGCCGGAATCCGCCGATTGGTATAACTCTGGCTATATCATTGCCTGGGGCTCCAACGTACCGCAAACGCGCACGCCGGATGCCCACTTCTTCACCGAGGTGCGCTACAAGGGCACCAAGACGGTCTCCATCACGCCGGATTACGCCGAAGTCTCCAAGCTGACCGATGAATGGCTCTCCGCCAAACAGGGCACCGATGCCGCCCTGGCCATGGCCATGGGGCATGTGATTCTCAAGGAATTCCACCTTGAAAACCCCAGCGCCTACTTTACTGAGTATGTGCGTCAGTACACCGATATGCCGTTTCTGGTCGAACTGGAAACCCGCGAAGACGGCACTCTGGTGCCGGGCCGTCAGCTGCGCGCGGCGGACTTTTCCGACAACATGGGCCAGGACAACAACCCGGAATGGAAAACCGTCGTCTGGGATGAAAACCGCGACCAGTTGGTGGTGCCACGGGGCTCGATCGGTTTCCGCTGGAATGAAGAAGAAGTTAACCAGGGCAAGTGGAACCTGGAGCCGCTGGATGCCGACGGCGCAGAAATCAAGCCGCTGTTGACCCTGGCTAAGGCCCATGACGAAGTGGCTCGGGTGGCCTTCCCCTACTTTGGCGGCATCGAGCACGAGCATTTTGCCCATGTGGAAGGTGCAAGCGGCGACCGCCTTTACCATTGCCTGCCCGCCAAGAAGATGCAGAAGGCGGATGGTACCCAGATTCTGGCGGTCACCGTCTTTGACCTGATGTGTGCCAACTACGGGATTGACCGTGGCTTTGGCAAGGACGGCGAAGATGACGGTGCCACCTCCTACGATCAGATCAAACCATATACCCCGGCCTGGCAGGAAAAGATCACTGGCGTACCTGCCCAGCAGGCCGCGCGTATCGGTCGTGAATTCGCTGACAATGCCCACAAGACCCAAGGGCGCAGCATGATCATTGTCGGTGCCGGTATGAACCACTGGTACCACATGGACATGAACTACCGTGGCCTGATCAACATGCTGGTGATGTGCGGTTGTATCGGCCAGAGCGGCGGCGGCTGGGCCCACTATGTTGGCCAGGAAAAGCTGCGCCCGCAGACCGGCTGGCTGCCGCTGGCCTTTGGTCTGGACTGGACGCGCCCACCGCGCCACATGAACTCGACCTCTTTCTTCTATAACCACTCCTCCCAGTGGCGCTACGAAAAGCTGGAAATCAAGGAAATCCTCTCACCCCTGGCGGATACCTCACGCCACACCGGAAGCCTGATTGACTACAACGTGCGCGCTGAACGCATGGGCTGGCTGCCATCGGCGCCCCAGCTGGGTACCAACCCGCTGCGCATCGCCAAAGCGGCCAAGGCGGCCGGTATGGGCACCAAGGAATACGCCGTTGAGCAGCTTAAGAAAGGTGAGCTGGCGTTTGCGGCCGAAGACCCGGATAACCCCCAGAACTTCCCGCGTAACATGTTTATCTGGCGCTCGAACCTGCTGGGCAGCTCCGGCAAGGGCCATGAGTACATGCTCAAGTACCTGCTGGGCACCCGCCACGGTATCCAGGGCAAGGATCTGGGCGATTTCGGCGGCCAGAAGCCGGAAGAGGTGAAGTGGCTTGACGAGGCGCCGGAAGGCAAGCTCGACCTGCTGGTGACCTTGGACTTCCGGATGTCCACCACCTGCATGTTCTCGGATGTCGTGCTGCCAACCGCCACCTGGTACGAGAAGAACGACCTTAATACCTCGGATATGCACCCCTTTATCCACCCGCTGACCGCGGCCACGGACCCCGCCTGGGAATCACGCAGCGACTGGGACATTTACAAGGGTATTGCCAAGGCATTCTCCAAGGCCTGTGTCGGCCATCTGGGTGAAGAGACCGACCTGGTGACGCTGCCGATGCAGCATGACTCCCCCGGGGAGCTGGCCCAGGTGGACGTCAAGGACTGGAAAAAAGGCGAGTGCGAGCCGATTCCTGGCAAGACCATGCCAGCCCTGCTGGAAGTGCAGCGCAATTACCCGGAAACCTATGAGCGCTTCACCTCGCTTGGCCCGGCGCTGGAAAAGCTTGGCAACGGCGGCAAGGGCATCAACTGGAACACGGATGCCGAAGTTGAGCTGCTCGGCAAGCTGAACCATCGCAAGCTGGAAGGCTCCTCGAAAGGGCGCCCGTGCATCGAAACCGCCATTGATGCAGCCGAAACCGTACTGACCCTGGCACCCGAAACCAATGGCCAGGTGGCCGTCAAGGCCTGGGAAGCACTGTCAAAAATCACCGGCCGCGAGCATGCTCACCTGGCGCACCCCAAGGAAGACGAGAAAATCCGCTTCCGGGATATCGTTGCTCAGCCGCGCAAGATTATCTCCAGCCCCACCTGGTCAGGCCTGGAAGATGAGCATGTGTCCTACAACGCCGGTTACACCAACGTGCATGAGCTGATTCCATGGCGCACGGTGAGTGGCCGTCAGCAGTTCTACCAGGATCACGCCTGGATGCGCGACTTCGGTGAAAGCCTGCTGGTCTACCGCCCGCCGATCAACACCAAGGCGGCAGAGAACTTCCAGCTGCCAGCGGATAACGGCTACAAGAGCAAGGCGCTGAACTTCCTCACGCCGCACCAGAAGTGGGGGATTCACTCGACCTACTCCGACAACCTGATGATGCTCACCCTCAACCGGGGCGGCCCTGTGGTATGGCTTTCGGAAGACGATGCAGCGGAGATCGGCATAGAAGACAACGACTGGCTTGAAGTCTACAACGCCAACGGCTCGATTGCCGCCCGCGCTGTGGTCAGCCAGCGCATCAAGGTGGGCATGGTGATGATGTACCACGCCCAGGAGCGCATTGTGAATGTGCCCGGTTCGGAAATTACCGGCACCCGTGGCGGCATCCACAACTCGGTCACCCGTGTCTGCCCCAAGCCGACCCATATGATCGGCGGCTACGCGCAGCTCTCTTACAGCTTCAACTACTACGGCACCGTGGGCTCCAACCGTGACGAGTTCGTGCTGGTGCGCAAGATGAAGCACATCGACTGGCTCGATGGTGAAGGTAACGATTACGTCCAGGAGGCCGTGAAATGAAGATTCGCTCGCAAGTAGGCATGGTCCTCAACCTCGACAAGTGCATCGGCTGTCACACCTGCTCGGTGACCTGCAAGAACGTCTGGACCAGCCGTGAAGGCGTCGAATACGCCTGGTTCAACAACGTCGAGACCAAGCCCGGCATCGGTTATCCCAAGGAGTGGGAAAACCAGAAAAAATGGAAGGGCGGCTGGATGCGCAAGTCCGATGGCAAGATCGAACCGCGTATCGGCGGCAAGTGGCGGGTGCTGGCGAATATCTTTGCCAACCCCGACCTGCCCGAGGTGGACGATTACTACGAACCCTTCACCTTTGATTACGAGCATTTGCATAGCGCCAAGCAGGGCGAACATATGCCCACCGCGCGGCCGCGTTCGCTGATCTCCGGCGAGCGCATGAAAAAGATTGAATGGGGCCCCAACTGGGAAGAAATCCTCGGCACAGAGTTCGCCAAGCGGCGTAAGGATATGAACTTCGAGAAGGTGCAGGCCGATATCTATGGCCAGTTTGAAAACACCTTCATGATGTACCTGCCGCGCCTGTGCGAGCACTGCCTCAACCCGACCTGTGTGGCCAGCTGCCCGAGTGGTGCCATCTACAAGCGTGAAGAAGACGGCATCGTCCTGATCGACCAGGACAAGTGCCGGGGCTGGCGGATGTGTATCTCCGGCTGCCCCTACAAGAAGATCTACTACAACTGGAAAAGCGGTAAATCCGAGAAGTGTATTTTCTGCTATCCGCGTATCGAATCCGGCCAGCCGACTATCTGCTCGGAAACCTGTGTCGGGCGTATCCGCTACCTGGGTGTGCTGCTGTACGACGCAGACCGTATTGAAGAAGTGGCCAGCTCCCCCAGCGAGCAGGATCTCTACCATCGTCAG from Halomonas sp. CH40 includes these protein-coding regions:
- a CDS encoding universal stress protein — translated: MKIMLAYDGSRNAKLTLAKVITMFQSMSPTLVLVGVVENPRDSTDANEELFNEEYATLKASLQEGVEVAQKEGLEVERVIAEGDARKMLLDASKRISPDMLVIARHSHAPDGGLIAQSLSYFVDELDYMTFGSVSSFLTRRAECPLLIMSS
- a CDS encoding antiporter translates to MSKKNADIERWEIEDPTFWEQEGKRIANRNLWISIPSLLMGFAVWLMWGMITTQMQNLGFPFSVDQLFTLTAIAGLSGATLRIPASFMIRIAGGRNTIFLTTALLMVPALGTGIALMNPSTPFWMFQALALLSGIGGGNFANSMSNISSFFPKKQQGYALGMNAGLGNFGVTTMQILIPLVMTVGIFGALGGDPMELQKASGTLIGRIEAGTDTWIQNAGFIWLVFLIPLAFAGWFGMNNIRAITPNPGSPLQAFGKILGLYAVGFLAAIIGVVALGWLNMWVALPMTILLTLLMLRMIPGDIKPNIQKQFAIFSNKHTWAMTVLYIATFGSFIGFSAALPLSISVIFGNMMEVAADGTITRVANPNAPSALTWAWMGPFVGALIRPLGGWISDKLGGAIVTQAISVVMVVASAAVGYVMMLAYNATDPNQYFWMFLLLFIVLFAASGIGNGSTFRSIGFIFDLQQKGPVLGWTSAVAAYGAFIAPRVMGEQIKAGTPEMAMYGFAVFYALCLIVNWWFYLRKNAYVKNP
- the narL gene encoding two-component system response regulator NarL, yielding MATATHDDRPATIMVIDDHPLLRRGVRQLLEIEDDLDLVFDTGSPAEGIEQATALEPDMLLLDLNMPEMDGLTTLKNLRDAGYTGRIIMYTVSDQENDVVDALRGGADGYLLKDMEPEDMVHQLRQAAKGRMAISENLTALLAEALRNHRAAPATPSADVLTQREKEILRELAAGMSNKLIARKLDITEGTVKVHVKHLLKKLHLRSRVEAAVWAVQEGFN
- a CDS encoding histidine kinase is translated as MKVLRHSLVARIVAFLLVISGISMASIGLTMLIAQSSQGDATAINLAGSLRWNASQIKEALSNPSETPSQLLEQKVEALSELLSTRLESLNDSHKEGYTHNDKVINELNQLNNDWHEQHRPALQNTLASDISAMDAINRQLDGFIADIDHFVSLLEASTEAKLRLISTMQVLFLTLIGLLLLIAFYDIRHNLITPLRQLMVLSREAGRRNFHYRTHFRSHDELGQLGRTFDQMASELNESYQALEARVSHKKAELERQNRALQVIHDGSRMLYGGGNDLCSSATPMLRELEKVLDIGPVRLSLHNEHDASDMEILSTHSLHRPRYCRNLECFACLENAHEPHADNHEVTNCLATDSTVQDGPNRLVLPLNVGHGILGYLTVNYVSPPDASTRQLLNTLADHLATAIYLQQRIEEQQQLSLIKERTIIARELHDSLAQSLSYLKMQVARLERMQAKGMPAEQQNGVMKDLREGLNSAYRQLRELLSTFRLSLDKPGLQPALQQTVDEFSARLAFPVELTYQVPPHLLSANEEVHLLQIARESLANVLKHANARWARVSLTFRQATLHLDIEDDGIGLADDRSPPMHYGLVIMRDRARNINADLTFKNRPEGGTGVHLTFTPQTDRLIHEGSS
- a CDS encoding Rrf2 family transcriptional regulator, which gives rise to MQLTRFTDYSIRVLIFLAAKNGERATISEVAETFSISRNHVMKIVQTLNQKGYIAATRGKNGGLSLASPPSAISVGALVRDTEEMSLVECFRKDNACVITPACRLKPILHEALDAFLAVLDNYTLADLMENRTSRLAQLLNIPTTAL
- a CDS encoding DUF2384 domain-containing protein, whose amino-acid sequence is MELIEHNSGDTLMLADLGLPREVYTDQVAFIKAVREGLPGRVLQKAVNALRSDRDVFVRLLETDSSNLHRFFKRKSLGRVHSEEVLDTLKLYIEAATVFEDPEIAQEWLHSEVRALGGSRPVDLFDTFAGRDMVRDVLAKIEFGEFS
- a CDS encoding RES family NAD+ phosphorylase, encoding MKLYRITKQKYLNDLSGQGGSYREGGRWNRPGEPVLYFGLSASIVMLEMGNYIENPRHVPKSMMLGIYEVETSAISKVTLSELPVEWDQFPYPSCTQNLGSTFLTQNRRLILQVPSCATGGLDDIAVVNPLHPDAQNIRLVETITQIYNPRLFWGLTSSDHR